The Andreesenia angusta genome contains the following window.
CATTGCCCTGCGGATTTCTCAGCCTCAATCCACTCTCTGTAAAGGATAGTGATTTACTCCCTCTCTTTCCTAGCTATCGTATTCAATTCTACAACTATAAATTATTATACCATGGTTGTTTTGTCAATACTCTACTTTATTTCTCTGTGAATTTCCCTAAACATCCTGTAGTAGTTCAGGAATGCCATAGTCATAAAGACTATTATGGTCGTTGCAGCAAACAAGTTCACCCCTCTGCCCAGCTCAAGCGAAATCAGAAAAATCCCCAGGTAGAATACGACTGTGGCCAGTTTTCCGTACCTGTTGGCAGGTACAACCACTTTCTCGCCTCTGAAGTAGAGAACGAGACCTCCAAGTATCATAAGTCCTTCTTTTACAATGACTACAGCCGGAAGCCATACAGGTATATATCCTCCTATTGTAAGGCATACCACAACTGTTATCTGCATAAGCTTGTCTGCCAGCGGGTCGAGTACAGTCCCCCACTCTGTCACCATGTCGTACTTTCTGGCTATATGTCCGTCTAAAAGATCCGTGATTCCAGCAACTATAAAGACCAGCGTGGACAAGAGCAGATTCTTCTCTATATTCGGGGAAAAAAACACCCATATATATACCGGTATCAGAAAAAATCGGGCCGTGGTGAGCATATTAGGTATATTCATATTTTAGTCTCCTTAGCTTGATCTAAAAACTCTTTGGAATGAATCCTATCTTCTTGTAAACCTTTCTGAGCATCTTTGCAGCTTTTCTCTCGGCCTTTCTAGCTCCTTCAGCGTATATGGCCTCCAGTTCTGACTTGTTGGACATGTAGTAGTTCACCTTTTCCCTTATAGGCTTAAGCCCGTCTGCCACTATGCAGGCCAAATCCTCTTTGAAATCTCCATATCCCTTTCCGTCGTACTTTC
Protein-coding sequences here:
- the pgsA gene encoding CDP-diacylglycerol--glycerol-3-phosphate 3-phosphatidyltransferase; the protein is MNIPNMLTTARFFLIPVYIWVFFSPNIEKNLLLSTLVFIVAGITDLLDGHIARKYDMVTEWGTVLDPLADKLMQITVVVCLTIGGYIPVWLPAVVIVKEGLMILGGLVLYFRGEKVVVPANRYGKLATVVFYLGIFLISLELGRGVNLFAATTIIVFMTMAFLNYYRMFREIHREIK